The Gambusia affinis linkage group LG11, SWU_Gaff_1.0, whole genome shotgun sequence genome contains a region encoding:
- the lmo7a gene encoding LIM domain only protein 7 isoform X2, which produces MMEWREQSSVSSEEAYLEAQRWIEAATKKKFGNGDFRSALENGVLLCDLINKIKPGTIKRVNRLPTPIAGLDNLNVFLKACGKLGLKEAQLFHPGDLQDLSTRVTVKHQETNRRLQNVLITIYWLGRRAQSDRFYDGPYLNFKAFEGLLGTALYKALQESNSQKGSSVRDSGFGDSWYSEREEIYSLRGGGGGGGGHRRDDSLDSLDSLGSRPHSISSDATLKGSSEGCCSDTEADSIFRMADNKNSLSYRRSLVITPKASAQFNQFLPTKDKQSGYVPAPLRKKRAERNEDSRRSWASSSFAEDEATLTRQQQTQESSDGSKSTSDIQVDPSIIRQNRFEELQKYREQIKESEDKWQDDLSKWKNRRRSVNSDIVKKKEEREKIEQTTYGSDGRSKTFKEIQEERDTKKRNSIGSRLSSLSYLDDDDNVFEKPAIRAPTRSLPARSYTIDVPSYSPEPSKPSPKVKEPPTASPRTRRPPSPPTPQEPVDGPAAKNSPTTTTTTNTTTTTNTTTNQSTAPASYQKSPVEEREAIKYTEKTTRDVPTHSSFASTQKELKPRPSLLGAPTVVEAPSSSSLDRQPQLSSMEPKPPTVSRVSASLPRSYQRSDSARLTSVVAPRPFGTQPSRISSLSRAHTMDESHKGVNGNVDVSKKASVPSRYHQYMTSEDEAQSSSAHSSNDEEEEEEKEEENATAKGLSLTQSISSLLSPVESEVSVSPAPSKETSKEDFCEMRISLNQKPNSSRDFGFQAAWDSTGARVTSIQPGSSAEMCQLQVRDEVLTVNGLQVAQMSYAQWKSSLEEALQKGTLVMDVRRHGQHNWDRDQPSLPFKSHKTINLTSTDHPTLLGPPETKTANSSLDFTSGSVTESVLAKQPPTLPLVDVASSRVNGDFQDQPVTMRNKGGSGPSVSALVFLCGGSESAMPDIPVPAITPTSSSRWSWNPEEERKRQEKWQKEQELLLQEKYKRDQEKLQEEWLKAQQEIVTSVGHQVNSHGVSPHSPPSSLQQPALWEEEERQRKVEQERQRQAEERRRREEEERELQRLQEERKRREMQAEEEREKREVELRMQRTREEELRKREEEQKREEEWEKKRRQQEEAAEQQRRQKAFEQQRWASASHDFDSAHPPLSFTDRTKSQSSPQLDDDDKPQRRAVGSTAPDGKSQQPLSQAELERQQILNEMKKKTPLLTDSSWIRQRAANTAVNRDGDVPPMRRGESLDNLDSSYDSRRSSWTPRSSSFASNYSRPYSGYSGSSSFYTGASGPRRPVSSTLPPSFSAGSLRGGAGTYSAPWSRPSLSPSTPSPVTSPEPAPDAYQQRNRSVSGRKTCTFCDTPLGKGAAMIIESLGLCYHLGCFKCIDCKSDLGGSEAGAEVRIRNKQLFCNTCYMRVKIGQPTSM; this is translated from the exons GACAACCTTAACGTCTTCCTCAAGGCTTGTGGGAAGCTTGGACTAAAGGAGGCGCAGCTCTTTCACCCCGGGGATCTGCAAGACTTGTCCACCAGAGTGACAGTAAA GCATCAAGAGACAAACAGGAGGCTGCAAAAT gTTTTAATCACCATTTACTGGCTGGGTAGGAGAGCTCAGAGTGATCGTTTCTATGATGGACCTTACCTAAATTTCAAGGCCTTCGAGGGATTATTAGGCACTGCACTATACAAG GCTCTGCAGGAATCAAACAGTCAGAAGGGCTCCAGCGTTCGAGACAGTGGTTTTGGAGACAGTTGGTACTCTGAGCGAGAGGAGATCTATTCTctgagaggaggtggaggcggaggaggaggacacAGGAGGGACGACTCGTTGGACAGTTTGGACTCGCTGGGCTCGAGACCCCACAGCATCTCATCTGACGCCACTCTGAAAGGCAGCAGTGAGG GTTGTTGCAGCGACACCGAGGCAGACTCCATCTTCAGGATGGCTGACAACAAGAACAGCCTCAGCTACCGCAGGTCACTAGTCATCACGCCTAAAGCCAGCGCCCAGTTTAACCAGTTCCTGCCCACTAAAGACAAGCAGTCGGGCTACGTGCCGGCTCCGCTGAGGAAGAAACGGGCTGAGCGCAACGAGGACAGCCGGCGTAGCTGGGCCAGCTCCAGCTTTGCAGAAGATGAAGCCACACTCACCAG ACAGCAGCAAACGCAAGAAAGTTCTGATGG GAGCAAATCGACAAGCGACATCCAGGTGGACCCCTCAATCATCCGGCAGAATCGCTTCGAAGAGCTTCAGAAGTACCGCGAACAGATTAAAGAGAGTGAGGATAAGTGGCAAGAT GACCTGAGCAAATGGAAAAACCGGCGCCGGAGCGTGAACTCTGATATagtgaagaagaaggaggagcgGGAGAAGATAGAGCAGACCACGTACGGCAGCGACGGCAGGTCCAAGACCTTCAAGGAGATCCAAGAGGAGAG AGACACTAAAAAAAGGAACAGCATCGGCAGCCGCCTGTCGTCTCTCTCCTACTTGGACGACGACGACAACGTATTTGAGAAACCCGCAATTCGCGCACCGACCCGATCACTTCCAGCCAGAAGCTACACCATCGACGTTCCCTCGTATTCCCCAGAACCCTCCAAGCCCTCTCCGAAAGTCAAGGAGCCCCCCACTGCTTCCCCACGTACTCGCAGACCGCCTTCGCCTCCCACTCCGCAGGAACCCGTGGACGGTCCTGCAGCCAAAAactcccccaccaccaccaccactaccAACACCACCACCACTACCAACACCACCACCAACCAGTCTACAGCACCTGCATCCTACCAGAAGAGTCCAGTGGAGGAACGCGAGGCcataaaatacacagagaaaacTACGAGGGACGTACCCACCCACTCCTCCTTCGCCTCCACCCAGAAGGAGCTCAAGCCAAGGCCCTCATTGTTGGGAGCACCGACTGTGGTGGAGGCcccctcctccagctctctggACAGACAACCACAGTTGAGCTCGATGGAACCCAAGCCTCCCACCGTGTCTCGGGTTTCCGCCTCTCTCCCCAGGAGCTACCAGAGATCGGATAGCGCGCGGCTAACCTCGGTCGTCGCTCCGAGGCCCTTTGGGACCCAGCCGTCCCGCATCTCCTCTCTTTCCAGAGCCCACACA ATGGACGAATCCCACAAGGGTGTCAATGGCAACGTCGATGTTTCTAAGAAGGCGTCAGTGCCGAGCCGGTATCACCAGTACATGACCTCAGAGGACGAGGCTCAGTCCAGTTCTGCACACAGCAGCAatgacgaggaagaggaggaggaaaaggaagaggagaacGCCACAGCGAAGGGCCTGTCCTTGACTCAGAGCATCAGTTCTCTCCTGTCTCCTGTCGAGAGTGAAGTCTCAGTCAGTCCTGCTCCTAGCAAAGAAACCAGCAAG GAGGATTTCTGTGAGATGCGAATCAGCCTGAACCAGAAACCCAACAGCAGCCGAGACTTTGGCTTCCAGGCTGCCTGGGACTCAACGGGAGCTCGGGTCACGTCCATCCAACCAG GTAGCTCGGCCGAGATGTGCCAGTTGCAGGTCAGGGACGAAGTGCTGACGGTGAACGGGCTCCAGGTGGCACAAATGAGTTACGCGCAGTGGAAGTCCAGCTTGGAGGAGGCTCTGCAGAAGGGCACCCTGGTCATGGATGTGCGCCGTCACGGCCAGCACA ACTGGGACAGAGATCAACCTTCCCTGCCTTTTAAAAGCCATAAGACCATCAATCTGACCAGTACGGATCATCCGACACTTCTAGGTCCCCCTGAGACAAAGACCGCCAACTCCAGCCTGGATTTCACTTCCGGTAGCGTCACAGAATCGGTGCTGGCTAAACAGCCCCCCACTCTTCCTCTGGTG GACGTGGCTTCAAGCAGAGTTAATGGGGACTTCCAAGACCAACCAGTGACCATGAGGAACAAAG GTGGCTCAGGGCCCAGTGTCAGTGCGCTGGTCTTCCTCTGTG GAGGATCGGAGTCTGCGATGCCAGAT ATCCCTGTTCCTGCAATCACTCCAACTTCCTCCAGCCGCTGGTCGTGGAACCCAGAAGAAGAGCGCAAGAGACAAGAGAAATGGCAGAAGGAACAAGAGCTCCTCCTACAG GAAAAATACAAGCGTGATCaggagaagctgcaggaggagTGGCTCAAGGCTCAGCAGGAGATTGTCACAAGCGTGGGCCACCAG GTGAACAGCCATGGTGTCAGCCCACACTCGCCCCCGTCTTCTCTCCAACAGCCCGCTCTgtgggaagaggaggagaggcagaGGAAGGTGGAGCAGGAGCGCCAGCGGCAGgcggaggagaggaggaggagggaagaggaggagcggGAGCTCCAGCGACTccaggaggagaggaagagaagagaaatgcaggcggaggaggagagggaaaaaagggAGGTGGAACTGAGAATGCAAAGGACGAGAGAGGAGGAGCTAagaaagagggaggaggagcagaagagagaggaggagtgGGAGAAGAAGCggaggcagcaggaggaggcGGCGGAGCAGCAGCGCAGGCAGAAAGCCTTCGAGCAGCAGAGATG GGCCTCTGCCTCCCACGACTTTGACAGTGCTCACCCACCACTGTCCTTTACTGACAG GACAAAATCCCAGTCGTCTCCCCAGCTGGATGATGACGACAAGCCTCAGAGGAGAG CGGTGGGAAGCACAGCTCCTGACGGGAAGAGTCAGCAGCCGCTGTCGCAGGCCGAGCTGGAGCGCCAGCAGATCCTGAAtgagatgaagaagaagacgcCGCTCCTGACGGACAGCAGCTGGATCCGCCAGCGCGCCGCCAACACGGCCGTCAACAGGGACGGCGACGTGCCGCCTATGCGCAG AGGGGAATCTCTTGACAACTTGGACTCCTCCTACGACTCTCGGCGTTCATCCTGGACTCCCAGAAGCAGCTCTTTTGCCTCAAACTACTCTCGGCCGTATTCTGGCTACTCTGGCAGCTCTTCTTTTTACACCGGCGCGTCGGGGCCCCGCCGGCCGGTCTCCTCCACCCTGCCCCCCTCCTTCTCTGCGGGTTCCCTCCGCGGTGGGGCAGGAACTTACTCGGCCCCTTGGTCCCGTCCGTCCCTCTCCCCTTCCACTCCGTCACCAGTCACCTCTCCAGAGCCCGCACCTGACGCCTATCAGCAACGGAACAG GTCAGTGAGTGGCAGGAAAACCTGCACGTTCTGTGACACCCCGCTGGGAAAGGGAGCAGCCATGATCATCGAGTCCCTCGGGCTCTGTTATCATTTGGGCTGTTTCAAG TGCATCGACTGCAAGTCCGACCTCGGCGGCTCGGAGGCCGGGGCCGAAGTCAGAATACGAAACAAGCAACTCTTCTGTAACACCTGCTACATGCGAGTCAAAA ttggcCAGCCAACATCCATGTGA
- the lmo7a gene encoding LIM domain only protein 7 isoform X3 → MMEWREQSSVSSEEAYLEAQRWIEAATKKKFGNGDFRSALENGVLLCDLINKIKPGTIKRVNRLPTPIAGLDNLNVFLKACGKLGLKEAQLFHPGDLQDLSTRVTVKHQETNRRLQNVLITIYWLGRRAQSDRFYDGPYLNFKAFEGLLGTALYKALQESNSQKGSSVRDSGFGDSWYSEREEIYSLRGGGGGGGGHRRDDSLDSLDSLGSRPHSISSDATLKGSSEGCCSDTEADSIFRMADNKNSLSYRRSLVITPKASAQFNQFLPTKDKQSGYVPAPLRKKRAERNEDSRRSWASSSFAEDEATLTRSKSTSDIQVDPSIIRQNRFEELQKYREQIKESEDKWQDDLSKWKNRRRSVNSDIVKKKEEREKIEQTTYGSDGRSKTFKEIQEERDTKKRNSIGSRLSSLSYLDDDDNVFEKPAIRAPTRSLPARSYTIDVPSYSPEPSKPSPKVKEPPTASPRTRRPPSPPTPQEPVDGPAAKNSPTTTTTTNTTTTTNTTTNQSTAPASYQKSPVEEREAIKYTEKTTRDVPTHSSFASTQKELKPRPSLLGAPTVVEAPSSSSLDRQPQLSSMEPKPPTVSRVSASLPRSYQRSDSARLTSVVAPRPFGTQPSRISSLSRAHTMDESHKGVNGNVDVSKKASVPSRYHQYMTSEDEAQSSSAHSSNDEEEEEEKEEENATAKGLSLTQSISSLLSPVESEVSVSPAPSKETSKEDFCEMRISLNQKPNSSRDFGFQAAWDSTGARVTSIQPGSSAEMCQLQVRDEVLTVNGLQVAQMSYAQWKSSLEEALQKGTLVMDVRRHGQHNWDRDQPSLPFKSHKTINLTSTDHPTLLGPPETKTANSSLDFTSGSVTESVLAKQPPTLPLVDVASSRVNGDFQDQPVTMRNKESEPISLKNLKRRSEFFEQGGSESAMPDIPVPAITPTSSSRWSWNPEEERKRQEKWQKEQELLLQEKYKRDQEKLQEEWLKAQQEIVTSVGHQVNSHGVSPHSPPSSLQQPALWEEEERQRKVEQERQRQAEERRRREEEERELQRLQEERKRREMQAEEEREKREVELRMQRTREEELRKREEEQKREEEWEKKRRQQEEAAEQQRRQKAFEQQRWASASHDFDSAHPPLSFTDRTKSQSSPQLDDDDKPQRRAVGSTAPDGKSQQPLSQAELERQQILNEMKKKTPLLTDSSWIRQRAANTAVNRDGDVPPMRRGESLDNLDSSYDSRRSSWTPRSSSFASNYSRPYSGYSGSSSFYTGASGPRRPVSSTLPPSFSAGSLRGGAGTYSAPWSRPSLSPSTPSPVTSPEPAPDAYQQRNRSVSGRKTCTFCDTPLGKGAAMIIESLGLCYHLGCFKCIDCKSDLGGSEAGAEVRIRNKQLFCNTCYMRVKIGQPTSM, encoded by the exons GACAACCTTAACGTCTTCCTCAAGGCTTGTGGGAAGCTTGGACTAAAGGAGGCGCAGCTCTTTCACCCCGGGGATCTGCAAGACTTGTCCACCAGAGTGACAGTAAA GCATCAAGAGACAAACAGGAGGCTGCAAAAT gTTTTAATCACCATTTACTGGCTGGGTAGGAGAGCTCAGAGTGATCGTTTCTATGATGGACCTTACCTAAATTTCAAGGCCTTCGAGGGATTATTAGGCACTGCACTATACAAG GCTCTGCAGGAATCAAACAGTCAGAAGGGCTCCAGCGTTCGAGACAGTGGTTTTGGAGACAGTTGGTACTCTGAGCGAGAGGAGATCTATTCTctgagaggaggtggaggcggaggaggaggacacAGGAGGGACGACTCGTTGGACAGTTTGGACTCGCTGGGCTCGAGACCCCACAGCATCTCATCTGACGCCACTCTGAAAGGCAGCAGTGAGG GTTGTTGCAGCGACACCGAGGCAGACTCCATCTTCAGGATGGCTGACAACAAGAACAGCCTCAGCTACCGCAGGTCACTAGTCATCACGCCTAAAGCCAGCGCCCAGTTTAACCAGTTCCTGCCCACTAAAGACAAGCAGTCGGGCTACGTGCCGGCTCCGCTGAGGAAGAAACGGGCTGAGCGCAACGAGGACAGCCGGCGTAGCTGGGCCAGCTCCAGCTTTGCAGAAGATGAAGCCACACTCACCAG GAGCAAATCGACAAGCGACATCCAGGTGGACCCCTCAATCATCCGGCAGAATCGCTTCGAAGAGCTTCAGAAGTACCGCGAACAGATTAAAGAGAGTGAGGATAAGTGGCAAGAT GACCTGAGCAAATGGAAAAACCGGCGCCGGAGCGTGAACTCTGATATagtgaagaagaaggaggagcgGGAGAAGATAGAGCAGACCACGTACGGCAGCGACGGCAGGTCCAAGACCTTCAAGGAGATCCAAGAGGAGAG AGACACTAAAAAAAGGAACAGCATCGGCAGCCGCCTGTCGTCTCTCTCCTACTTGGACGACGACGACAACGTATTTGAGAAACCCGCAATTCGCGCACCGACCCGATCACTTCCAGCCAGAAGCTACACCATCGACGTTCCCTCGTATTCCCCAGAACCCTCCAAGCCCTCTCCGAAAGTCAAGGAGCCCCCCACTGCTTCCCCACGTACTCGCAGACCGCCTTCGCCTCCCACTCCGCAGGAACCCGTGGACGGTCCTGCAGCCAAAAactcccccaccaccaccaccactaccAACACCACCACCACTACCAACACCACCACCAACCAGTCTACAGCACCTGCATCCTACCAGAAGAGTCCAGTGGAGGAACGCGAGGCcataaaatacacagagaaaacTACGAGGGACGTACCCACCCACTCCTCCTTCGCCTCCACCCAGAAGGAGCTCAAGCCAAGGCCCTCATTGTTGGGAGCACCGACTGTGGTGGAGGCcccctcctccagctctctggACAGACAACCACAGTTGAGCTCGATGGAACCCAAGCCTCCCACCGTGTCTCGGGTTTCCGCCTCTCTCCCCAGGAGCTACCAGAGATCGGATAGCGCGCGGCTAACCTCGGTCGTCGCTCCGAGGCCCTTTGGGACCCAGCCGTCCCGCATCTCCTCTCTTTCCAGAGCCCACACA ATGGACGAATCCCACAAGGGTGTCAATGGCAACGTCGATGTTTCTAAGAAGGCGTCAGTGCCGAGCCGGTATCACCAGTACATGACCTCAGAGGACGAGGCTCAGTCCAGTTCTGCACACAGCAGCAatgacgaggaagaggaggaggaaaaggaagaggagaacGCCACAGCGAAGGGCCTGTCCTTGACTCAGAGCATCAGTTCTCTCCTGTCTCCTGTCGAGAGTGAAGTCTCAGTCAGTCCTGCTCCTAGCAAAGAAACCAGCAAG GAGGATTTCTGTGAGATGCGAATCAGCCTGAACCAGAAACCCAACAGCAGCCGAGACTTTGGCTTCCAGGCTGCCTGGGACTCAACGGGAGCTCGGGTCACGTCCATCCAACCAG GTAGCTCGGCCGAGATGTGCCAGTTGCAGGTCAGGGACGAAGTGCTGACGGTGAACGGGCTCCAGGTGGCACAAATGAGTTACGCGCAGTGGAAGTCCAGCTTGGAGGAGGCTCTGCAGAAGGGCACCCTGGTCATGGATGTGCGCCGTCACGGCCAGCACA ACTGGGACAGAGATCAACCTTCCCTGCCTTTTAAAAGCCATAAGACCATCAATCTGACCAGTACGGATCATCCGACACTTCTAGGTCCCCCTGAGACAAAGACCGCCAACTCCAGCCTGGATTTCACTTCCGGTAGCGTCACAGAATCGGTGCTGGCTAAACAGCCCCCCACTCTTCCTCTGGTG GACGTGGCTTCAAGCAGAGTTAATGGGGACTTCCAAGACCAACCAGTGACCATGAGGAACAAAG AATCAGAACCAATATCTTTGAAAAACTTAAAACGGAGATCAGAGTTTTTTGAACAAG GAGGATCGGAGTCTGCGATGCCAGAT ATCCCTGTTCCTGCAATCACTCCAACTTCCTCCAGCCGCTGGTCGTGGAACCCAGAAGAAGAGCGCAAGAGACAAGAGAAATGGCAGAAGGAACAAGAGCTCCTCCTACAG GAAAAATACAAGCGTGATCaggagaagctgcaggaggagTGGCTCAAGGCTCAGCAGGAGATTGTCACAAGCGTGGGCCACCAG GTGAACAGCCATGGTGTCAGCCCACACTCGCCCCCGTCTTCTCTCCAACAGCCCGCTCTgtgggaagaggaggagaggcagaGGAAGGTGGAGCAGGAGCGCCAGCGGCAGgcggaggagaggaggaggagggaagaggaggagcggGAGCTCCAGCGACTccaggaggagaggaagagaagagaaatgcaggcggaggaggagagggaaaaaagggAGGTGGAACTGAGAATGCAAAGGACGAGAGAGGAGGAGCTAagaaagagggaggaggagcagaagagagaggaggagtgGGAGAAGAAGCggaggcagcaggaggaggcGGCGGAGCAGCAGCGCAGGCAGAAAGCCTTCGAGCAGCAGAGATG GGCCTCTGCCTCCCACGACTTTGACAGTGCTCACCCACCACTGTCCTTTACTGACAG GACAAAATCCCAGTCGTCTCCCCAGCTGGATGATGACGACAAGCCTCAGAGGAGAG CGGTGGGAAGCACAGCTCCTGACGGGAAGAGTCAGCAGCCGCTGTCGCAGGCCGAGCTGGAGCGCCAGCAGATCCTGAAtgagatgaagaagaagacgcCGCTCCTGACGGACAGCAGCTGGATCCGCCAGCGCGCCGCCAACACGGCCGTCAACAGGGACGGCGACGTGCCGCCTATGCGCAG AGGGGAATCTCTTGACAACTTGGACTCCTCCTACGACTCTCGGCGTTCATCCTGGACTCCCAGAAGCAGCTCTTTTGCCTCAAACTACTCTCGGCCGTATTCTGGCTACTCTGGCAGCTCTTCTTTTTACACCGGCGCGTCGGGGCCCCGCCGGCCGGTCTCCTCCACCCTGCCCCCCTCCTTCTCTGCGGGTTCCCTCCGCGGTGGGGCAGGAACTTACTCGGCCCCTTGGTCCCGTCCGTCCCTCTCCCCTTCCACTCCGTCACCAGTCACCTCTCCAGAGCCCGCACCTGACGCCTATCAGCAACGGAACAG GTCAGTGAGTGGCAGGAAAACCTGCACGTTCTGTGACACCCCGCTGGGAAAGGGAGCAGCCATGATCATCGAGTCCCTCGGGCTCTGTTATCATTTGGGCTGTTTCAAG TGCATCGACTGCAAGTCCGACCTCGGCGGCTCGGAGGCCGGGGCCGAAGTCAGAATACGAAACAAGCAACTCTTCTGTAACACCTGCTACATGCGAGTCAAAA ttggcCAGCCAACATCCATGTGA